One Pichia kudriavzevii chromosome 3, complete sequence genomic window carries:
- a CDS encoding uncharacterized protein (PKUD0C06440; similar to Saccharomyces cerevisiae YPR010C-A; ancestral locus Anc_8.114) has translation MRPTFPRFNAAKPTGGFSIPPELYPLYAACFVVCCSATYFSYKKLTTDKTLKLGRSVPTFDEKLSEALDKKDE, from the coding sequence aTGAGACCTACTTTCCCAAGATTCAATGCAGCTAAGCCAACCGGTGGTTTCTCCATTCCTCCAGAATTATACCCATTATACGCAGcatgttttgttgtttgttgttcTGCAACTTACTTCTCTTACAAGAAGTTAACCACCGATAAAACTTTAAAGCTCGGTAGATCTGTCCCAACTTTCGACGAAAAGTTATCTGAAGCTTTGGACAAGAAGGATGAATAA
- a CDS encoding uncharacterized protein (PKUD0C06450; similar to Saccharomyces cerevisiae YGR021W; ancestral locus Anc_4.158), with protein MNTLFNPLKIGTPNAGVRYFCSSRLSLAGHSKWANIKHKKAANDAAKAAASFRMSRQIQVMAKMGGADLAQNIQLANAIDKAKSMSIPKKVIESAIKRGTGELKSTEKMETVLYEGLAPGGVSVVIEAITDNKNRTIGYVRPCFNKFNLNMSPTLYQFERKGVILLDVGEKTSDDVFEEMLELGCEDINEIEHNDENELLSERKDGNLIELVTDPKDFGRIAKELKDKYKIKEMNIEYVPNEDTMVTIEDPDTMRSFEKFMALLDDIEDISQVYTNLKED; from the coding sequence ATGAACACCTTGTTTAATCCGCTGAAAATTGGTACCCCCAATGCTGGAGTGAGATATTTTTGTTCCTCCAGATTATCATTAGCAGGTCATTCTAAATGGGCCAATATTAAACACAAAAAGGCAGCTAACGATGCCGCAAAGGCAGCGGCGTCATTCAGAATGTCAAGGCAAATCCAAGTGATGGCCAAAATGGGAGGTGCAGATTTAGCACAAAATATTCAGTTGGCAAATGCAATCGATAAGGCTAAGAGTATGAGTATACCAAAGAAGGTTATCGAAAGTGCAATTAAAAGAGGCACCGGTGAACTGAAAAGTACcgagaaaatggaaactgTTTTATATGAAGGCCTAGCTCCTGGCGGAGTGTctgttgttattgaagCAATTACAGATAATAAGAACCGTACAATTGGATACGTCAGGCCAtgtttcaataaattcaatCTTAATATGAGTCCGACGCTATACCaatttgagagaaaagGTGTAATTCTATTGGATGTTGGTGAGAAAACAAGTGATGAtgtatttgaagaaatgttAGAGCTAGGATGTGAGGATATTAACGAGATTGAGCATAATGATGAGAATGAATTACTAAGTGAGCGTAAAGATGGTAATTTGATTGAACTGGTCACCGATCCAAAGGATTTTGGTAGAATTGCTAAAGAACTGAAGGATAAGTATAAGATCAAGGAGATGAATATCGAGTATGTTCCTAATGAAGATACCATGGTTACTATCGAAGACCCAGATACCATGCGCagttttgagaaattcatgGCATTGTTAGACGATATTGAAGACATCTCACAAGTTTATACAAATTTAAAGGAGGATTAG
- a CDS encoding uncharacterized protein (PKUD0C06460; similar to Saccharomyces cerevisiae YGR020C (VMA7); ancestral locus Anc_4.157): MSTDSTKSRTLIACLGDEDTITGMLLAGIGQVTKETGKERNFQMCTEDTKTADLLSKFEEFTTRDDIAILLINQHLADKIRYEIDSYTAAFPAILEIPSKDHPYDPEKDSVLRRVRRLFGDS, from the coding sequence ATGTCTACAGACTCAACAAAAAGCAGAACTCTCATTGCGTGTCTTGGAGATGAAGATACAATCACTGGTATGCTACTCGCTGGTATAGGACAAGTAACGAAAGAAACAGGTAAGGAgagaaatttccaaatgtGCACAGAAGATACAAAAACTGCAGACCTTTTATCCaagtttgaagagtttACCACAAGGGATGATATTGCAATTCTTCTAATCAATCAACATTTAGCCGATAAAATAAGATATGAAATCGATTCTTACACAGCAGCATTCCCAGCAATTTTAGAAATCCCCTCAAAAGATCATCCTTACGATCCTGAGAAGGATTCTGTCTTGAGAAGAGTAAGAAGATTGTTTGGCGATTCTTAA
- a CDS encoding uncharacterized protein (PKUD0C06470; similar to Saccharomyces cerevisiae YLR330W (CHS5); ancestral locus Anc_4.156) has protein sequence MVEVALTVGKLDASLALLLTKDHHLIEFPTILLPDDISPGSIVRITCDRDLNREQEEKKEFDQLQDEIFETFGKYEPENPVLKIVNVTQTSCVLEWEPLNLGTSELKELTLYKNGSKLGPIKNPFQKKNIKFSGLPIDTPYKFQLKLETSSGIYYSNLVELKTHKMTDLSGITVCIGDIDFENEPFSLKDIEDAIEAIGAKPYSDEVKVDTTQFICTQDTGIEYQKAKNMNIPIIRPEWLKACQLERRIVGVNKFYLDTESPIWKTRNFWDSSNDVSRSVQVNGHVEVPHIVIDQEESQQKQDQESQNETEHGLHHEHAHEHEPEKVPEKESEQEPGKNVEPLQEPKAEVAELSESAPEIEAEQKEESSKAEEENKENQELSQEKESLNENPEKVNTEEQIQDEASEEALDEKEDNELLQGDLLETPVQGTSEAADEILKSKSNTSNDVLETPAPALINQSSEKPSAKIEEARSLEEPTDLADSAQPVKASVEKLVVEANKQSAVESSDLTDTAPVNEVSFETTTHKAESSENIEPEQVVDNKAADNEQGTVSEPEDFKIEDLEGAEGNAESETGPANEGNNETQANDKKKNKKKKKKGKK, from the coding sequence ATGGTAGAAGTTGCTTTGACAGTGGGTAAGCTAGACGCTTCATTGGCACTTCTATTGACAAAGGATCATCATTTGATCGAATTTCCAACAATCCTCTTGCCTGATGATATATCGCCAGGATCAATTGTTAGAATAACATGTGATCGGGATTTAAACAGAGAACAagaggagaagaaagaatttgatcaattacaagatgaaatatttgaaacttttggtAAATATGAACCAGAAAACCCCGTTTTGAAAATCGTTAACGTTACTCAGACCTCTTGTGTGCTAGAATGGGAGCCATTGAATTTGGGTACCTCTGAATTGAAAGAGCTGACACTTTACAAGAATGGATCCAAATTAGGACCTATCAAAAACCcatttcaaaagaaaaatatcaaattcagTGGGTTGCCAATTGATACACCATATAAATTTCAACTAAAACTAGAAACTTCTTCGGGAATTTATTACTCTAATTTGGTTGAATTAAAGACACACAAGATGACCGATTTATCGGGTATAACAGTGTGCATTGGAGACATTGATTTCGAGAATGagccattttctttgaaggaCATCGAGGATGCTATTGAGGCAATTGGTGCCAAACCTTATTCTGATGAAGTAAAGGTTGATACCACACAGTTTATTTGCACACAAGATACTGGCATTGAATATCAAAAGGCTAAGAACATGAATATACCAATAATAAGACCTGAATGGTTGAAGGCTTGCCAGTTAGAAAGAAGAATAGTTGGTGTTAACAAGTTTTATTTAGATACTGAATCACCAATTTGGAAGACCAGAAATTTTTGGGATAGCAGTAATGATGTCTCTAGATCTGTGCAGGTAAATGGACATGTGGAAGTACCACATATTGTAAttgatcaagaagaaagtcAGCAAAAGCAAGATCAAGAATCTCAAAATGAAACAGAACATGGACTACATCATGAACATGCACACGAACATGAGCCTGAGAAGGTACCAGAAAAGGAGTCAGAGCAGGAACCAGGGAAAAATGTCGAACCATTACAAGAACCAAAAGCTGAGGTTGCAGAGTTATCTGAAAGCGCTCCAGAAATAGAAGCAGaacaaaaggaagaatcaTCCAAggcagaagaagaaaacaaggaaaatcAAGAACTAAgtcaagaaaaagaaagtttAAACGAGAACCCTGAAAAGGTAAATACTGAAGAACAAATTCAAGATGAAGCAAGTGAAGAAGCCCTAGATGAAAAAGAGGACAATGAGTTGTTGCAGGGAGATTTGTTAGAAACACCAGTTCAAGGAACATCGGAAGCTGCAGATGAGATATTGAAGAGCAAAAGCAATACCAGCAATGACGTTCTTGAGACTCCAGCGCCTGCATTGATAAACCAGTCAAGTGAGAAGCCTTCCGCAAAGATAGAAGAAGCAAGGTCTTTAGAGGAACCAACTGACCTAGCTGACTCTGCACAGCCTGTAAAAGCATCTGTTGAAAAGTTGGTAGTCGAGGCTAACAAGCAATCTGCAGTGGAGTCTTCTGATCTAACAGACACAGCTCCTGTGAATgaagtttcttttgaaacaaCCACGCATAAAGCGGAATCTAGCGAAAATATAGAACCAGAACAAGTGGTTGACAATAAAGCCGCTGATAATGAGCAAGGTACAGTCAGTGAACCTGAAGATTTTAAAATAGAGGATTTGGAAGGTGCAGAGGGAAATGCCGAGTCTGAGACAGGACCTGCGAATGAAGGAAACAATGAAACACAGGCTAAcgataagaaaaaaaataagaagaagaagaagaaaggaaagaagTAG
- a CDS encoding uncharacterized protein (PKUD0C06480; similar to Saccharomyces cerevisiae YDL116W (NUP84); ancestral locus Anc_2.320), whose protein sequence is MHTMDTSTGNMTSIEDVSISIEDDDIHNGFANILRRFRMDFGSDDLRSITAGFKMITVSKLMKTFEVDPNNASINNWILEFKFWSILEGLLDVKFHRDLLCGDDKRDNSSANSELPIDLKNLCEYSSETVITDQIISADSSLLQLYTVMKTLSDTFSLDFQLLNSDINMDNLNTTKWLATLNKINSFNRDPKLIKELDADAPLRSNLEIDEDDKSNDERFFSKAFELLISNNLEELQDLCQNTNNWDFALMIAGLQDRIDPVIDLDDYSNSTRPSGVKNKLLRKRTIYQLLQNEKMGLYEKACYSFLSNDFVYCNEPVDNWEQKLYLYLNNLLNIEVENKELKIIKRLGFQTNLIDKLPSPPIMSENINDILNKLNNDSNSNIRDQSKHPIRVLIGSVISDNVQTLMNNTIKSIDDLNSNDEIMNDTFILRVLTHLSIILQLTYGEKIISNYDYTKLLKCYILRLILYKKYELVPIYISFIPSDEIIQVYSHLLFQFDYESTDRISQIENMRNLDLPLENILRKTMEIAFRDTAEYYPTNVTVQLIYDVEAIDEKLYSTIFWFIDAHMYSDCLEVIVILLRRFLLVGKIASAIKFLETVSLPKLIDNYKYKVTIIEDDNDELILPDFKLLELRYYNQLFTTFKKLLDSNDKAEDINVEKFQGLVKSLNAIVREWLFPLVNYEDDEVSQDDVETYKELRRIYLPTLFNALFDLLISKRQWGKKNVRDAMDLVNLLADEKYKLYEIFNSTNELQPFMEKLSKVGCQLFGEYKEGVYVDI, encoded by the coding sequence ATGCATACCATGGACACAAGCACGGGAAATATGACATCAATTGAAGACGTTAGTATATCTATTGAGGATGACGATATACACAACGGATTTGCCAATATTTTAAGAAGATTTAGAATGGACTTTGGTAGTGATGATTTAAGGTCAATTACCGCAGGTTTTAAGATGATCACCGTTAGtaaattgatgaaaaccTTTGAAGTTGACCCGAATAACGCATCTATAAACAATTGGATTTTAGAATTCAAGTTTTGGAGTATTTTGGAAGGTTTATTAGATGTCAAATTCCATCGAGACTTATTGTGTGGTGATGATAAGAGGGATAACTCTTCTGCAAACAGTGAGTTACCGATTGATCTGAAGAACCTATGCGAATATTCATCAGAGACCGTAATTACTGATCAAATTATTTCAGCAGATTCATCACTTCTACAATTGTACACCGTCATGAAAACGTTATCTGATACTTTTTCACtagattttcaattattaAACAGCGACATTAATATGGATAACCTAAACACTACGAAATGGCTGGCtactttgaataaaataaattcattCAATAGAGATCCTAAATTGATCAAAGAGCTAGATGCCGATGCACCACTGCGTTCAAATTTAGAGattgatgaggatgataaatcaaatgatgaaCGATTTTTCTCGAAAGCGTTTGAGCTGTTAATATCAAATAACTTGGAAGAGTTGCAAGACTTATGCCAAAACACCAATAACTGGGATTTTGCGTTGATGATAGCTGGATTACAAGACAGGATTGATCCAGTTATTGATTTAGACGATTATTCAAACTCGACACGTCCTTCAGGTGTTAAAAATAAACtgttgagaaaaagaacTATTTATCAGCTATTgcaaaatgaaaaaatgggCTTGTATGAGAAGGCCTGTTACTCCTTCTTATCAAATGACTTTGTTTATTGCAATGAACCAGTTGACAATTGGGAACAGAAACTATACCTCTATTTAAATAACTTACTAAATATCGAAGTTGAGAATAAAGAACtaaaaatcatcaaaaggTTAGGTTTTCAAACTAATTTAATTGATAAATTACCATCACCGCCTATCATGTCcgaaaatatcaatgatatcctgaacaaattgaacAATGATTCTAATTCAAACATTAGAGATCAGAGTAAGCACCCGATTCGTGTGCTAATTGGTTCTGTCATATCAGATAACGTCCAAACTTTAATGAATAATACCATCAAATCTATTGATGATctaaattcaaatgatgaaattatgAATGATACTTTCATATTGAGAGTTTTAACGCatttatcaattatttTGCAATTAACCTACGGAGAGAAAATCATATCAAACTACGACTACACGAAGTTATTAAAATGCTATATTTTAAGGCTAATACTTTATAAGAAGTATGAACTAGTGCCAATTTATATATCGTTTATTCCAAGTGATGAAATAATCCAAGTTTATTCACATTTgttgtttcaatttgattatGAATCAACTGATCGGATCTCACAGATTGAGAATATGCGGAATTTGGATCTGCCTCTGGAAAACATACTTCGAAAGACGATGGAAATTGCATTTAGAGATACTGCAGAATATTATCCAACGAATGTCACAGTTCAACTGATCTATGATGTTGAAGCAATCGATGAAAAGTTGTATTCAACTATTTTCTGGTTTATTGATGCCCATATGTATAGTGATTGTCTCGAAGTTATAGTTATTCTGCTACGTCGGTTTTTGTTGGTTGGTAAGATTGCTAGTGCtatcaaatttttggaGACTGTATCATTACCAAAGTTAATTGATAACTATAAGTATAAAGTAACAATTATTGAGGACGATAATGACGAGCTAATTTTACCGGATTTTAAGCTATTGGAATTGAGGTACTACAATCAACTATTTACCactttcaagaaattacTGGATAGCAATGATAAAGCAGAAGATataaatgttgaaaaatttcaaggATTAGTCAAATCATTAAATGCAATAGTTAGGGAATGGTTATTCCCGCTAGTTAATTacgaagatgatgaagtGTCTCAAGATGATGTTGAGACGTATAAGGAGCTAAGAAGAATATATTTACCTACCTTATTCAATGCATTATTTGATTTACTGATCAGTAAACGACAATggggaaagaaaaatgttaGAGATGCAATGGACTTGGTCAACTTATTAGCAGATGAGAAATATAAATTGtatgaaatattcaactCTACGAATGAGCTTCAACCATTCATGGAAAAACTTTCCAAAGTTGGATGTCAGTTATTTGGGGAGTATAAAGAAGGTGTTTATGTAGATATATAA
- a CDS encoding uncharacterized protein (PKUD0C06490; similar to Saccharomyces cerevisiae YDL097C (RPN6); ancestral locus Anc_2.361) yields the protein MSLPSIQDANDAFQSGDYAKAESLYNNILDIDTSNTSFQLRSNNEKLINLKESAIVGLSKIYDAQQDSTKLSELVDKSLNLMRGSFAKSKTAKIVKLLLDKVESSQHWSNSNLNESLKLSIALTEKCISWSIDERRTFLQQSLKIRLSLLYYNKGNYNESLSIIQPLIKEFKKLDDKTSLVDVQLLECKNYFQLKNIPKSRASLTSARTSANAIYCPSTTQADLDLMSGILNANDKDFKTAYSYFFESFENYQLHESKLNTETDNMKSVKVLKYMILCKIMNSQIDDINSLLKQKSVQPFLHLKDIEAMKSVSMAYSNRSLKDLENSLKTYNKELTLDPIIRSHLSDLYDSLFQKNLLKLIEPYSCIEINHICAMIGLPKDVIESKLSNMILDKVFYGVLDQGNGWLIIYDEPVKDESYDFSLEIIKHMSNAVDLLYEKASLLN from the coding sequence ATGTCACTTCCTTCTATTCAGGATGCCAACGATGCCTTCCAATCAGGCGATTATGCAAAGGCTGAATCACTTTACAATAATATCTTAGACATTGACACTTCAAATACCTCATTTCAATTGAGGTCAAATAACGAaaagttgataaatttAAAAGAGTCTGCAATTGTTGGACTATCAAAGATATATGATGCTCAACAAGACTCTACTAAACTATCTGAATTGGTTGATAAATCATTGAATCTTATGCGTGGATCATTTGCTAAGTCTAAAACTGCCAAGATTGTCAAACTATTGTTGGACAAGGTTGAAAGTTCGCAGCACTGGTCGAACTCAAACTTGAAcgaatctttgaaattgtctATTGCTTTGACTGAAAAATGCATCAGTTGGTCAATTGATGAACGGAGAACGTTTCTACAacaatctttgaaaattaGATTATCCTTGCTATACTATAACAAGGGCAATTATAACGAATCCCTATCTATCATTCAGCCATTAATCAAAGAGTTTAAAAAACTAGATGATAAGACTTCTTTGGTTGACGTCCAACTACTAGAATGTAAAAACTATTTccagttgaagaatataCCTAAATCGAGGGCGTCTTTAACAAGTGCCAGAACAAGTGCCAACGCAATATATTGCCCTTCAACAACACAAGCGGACTTGGACCTAATGAGTGGTATTTTGAACGCTAATGATAAAGATTTTAAAACCGCTTACTcgtatttctttgaatccTTTGAAAATTACCAACTGCATGAGTCCAAACTTAATACTGAGACGGATAATATGAAGTCAGTGAAGGTTTTAAAGTATATGATTCTATGTAAAATTATGAACTCCCAGATTGATGATATTAATTCTTTATTAAAGCAGAAATCTGTTCAaccttttcttcatttgaagGATATCGAAGCAATGAAGTCTGTTTCAATGGCTTATTCAAATAGATCTTTGAAAGACCTAgaaaattctttgaagacGTATAACAAGGAACTAACGTTGGATCCCATTATCAGATCTCACCTATCTGATTTATATGATTCCCTATTTCAGAAGAATCTACTCAAATTAATAGAACCTTACTCATGCATAGAGATAAATCACATATGTGCAATGATTGGATTACCAAAGGATGTCATCGAATCCAAGCTAAGTAATATGATCCTTGATAAAGTATTTTATGGTGTTTTGGATCAAGGTAATGGCTGGTTGATCATTTATGACGAGCCTGTCAAGGACGAATCTTATGACTTTAGTTTGGAAATTATAAAACACATGTCCAATGCTGTCGATTTACTCTATGAGAAGGCATCTCTACTAAACTAG
- a CDS encoding uncharacterized protein (PKUD0C06500; similar to Saccharomyces cerevisiae YGL143C (MRF1); ancestral locus Anc_2.331) translates to MYRGFCGIRTFATFNRVCNATTRFSLAMLDQPALLHPALLAKARALTEELNILEKKISGGTNFNQGESKQYAYLTSFANTYDHYQSLQENYKELIQMGNVENDPLLLDEIKLELEEIMPQLETASSNLKSRLLPPHEFADKGAILEFRPGAGGHEANIFTNDLLNMYIKYCQYHNWKHELLSKTVHVSGSGIVDATLAVDFPGSYDRLRHEAGVHRVQRVPDTETKGRVHTSAAGVVVLPKFEENNNGNNAGLRKFKPDELRIDVMRASGAGGQHVNTTESAVRIVHLPTGIVVHIQDERSQHKNKEKALTVLRSRLAEKELRDRQEKERETRTGQVSSVDRSDKIRTYNFQQNRITDHRCNFTLYDLEGCLQGTKLDLIIDQVEKKEADDAALELIKESQN, encoded by the coding sequence ATGTATAGAGGATTCTGTGGAATACGGACGTTTGCCACATTCAACAGGGTGTGCAATGCAACAACACGTTTTTCTCTGGCCATGTTGGATCAACCGGCCCTTCTTCATCCTGCGCTATTGGCAAAAGCCCGGGCTTTAACAGAGGAATTGAACattttggagaagaagatatcAGGTGGAACAAATTTCAACCAGGGAGAGAGTAAACAATACGCATATTTGACATCATTTGCAAATACTTATGACCATTATCAATCACTACAGGAGAATTATAAAGAACTCATCCAAATGGGGAACGTTGAAAATGACCCCCTTTTATTAGATGAGATAAAATTAGAATTGGAAGAGATTATGCCGCAATTGGAAACTGCATCGTCTAATCTCAAATCTAGACTTTTGCCACCACATGAATTTGCCGATAAAGGTGCAATACTTGAATTTAGACCTGGTGCTGGAGGTCATGAGGCAAACATCTTCACCAAtgatttgttgaatatgTACATCAAGTACTGTCAATACCATAACTGGAAACATGAATTGTTATCGAAAACTGTCCATGTCTCTGGATCGGGAATTGTAGATGCCACTCTTGCCGTTGATTTCCCTGGTTCATATGACAGATTACGACACGAAGCTGGCGTTCATCGTGTCCAACGGGTCCCCGATACTGAAACCAAGGGGAGGGTGCACACTTCTGCAGCAGGTGTTGTTGTCTTACCGAAATTTgaggaaaacaacaatggaAACAATGCCGGATTACGGAAATTCAAGCCAGATGAATTGAGAATTGATGTCATGAGGGCATCTGGTGCTGGTGGTCAGCATGTTAATACTACGGAATCTGCCGTAAGAATTGTCCATTTACCAACGGGGATTGTTGTGCATATCCAAGATGAGAGATCTCAACATAAGAATAAGGAAAAAGCCTTGACTGTTTTGCGGTCCAGATTGGCAGAGAAGGAGTTGAGAGATAGACAGGAAAAGGAAAGGGAAACTAGAACAGGTCAAGTGTCATCTGTGGATAGAAGCGATAAAATTAGAACTTATAATTTCCAACAGAACAGAATAACTGATCATCGATGTAATTTCACTCTTTATGATTTAGAAGGTTGTTTACAAGGTACTAAATTGGACCTAATCATTGACCAAGTGGAGAAAAAGGAAGCTGATGATGCAGCATTGGAATTGATTAAAGAATCCCAGAACTGA
- a CDS encoding uncharacterized protein (PKUD0C06510) — translation MRNGEVTPHFFVFPRLKAASAQVMEPSRFHRRGVAHALPKEGGEIPSLLACVYGCLESSERVFFYFYFLFFIFPPFLFLFYFYFYFYFIFIFFLFLFFFFFFFFFFFFFFFFFFIFIFILFLFLFFFYFYFFLFLFLFFFYFYFFFFFFFFLILFFIFIFNFF, via the coding sequence ATGCGGAACGGGGAGGTGACTCCTcacttttttgtttttcctcgTCTTAAAGCGGCAAGTGCGCAAGTTATGGAACCTTCTCGTTTTCATCGTCGCGGTGTGGCGCATGCGTTACCGAAGGAGGGGGGGGAAATTCCTAGTTTGCTTGCATGCGTTTACGGTTGTCTGGAATCTTCTGAaagagtttttttttatttttattttttattttttatttttcccccttttttgtttttattttatttttatttttatttttattttatttttattttttttttatttttattttttttttttttttttttttttttttttttttttttttttttttttttttttatttttatttttattttatttttatttttattttttttttatttttatttttttttatttttatttttattttttttttatttttatttttttttttttttttttttttttttaattttattttttatttttatttttaattttttttaa
- a CDS encoding uncharacterized protein (PKUD0C06520) encodes MSAFEDYCIVCEKVSQEGSAYCSQACKLLDLDHSMSPTASLSSCSIHNLPCVKDSFSLTHSHSHSQHQLQLQQHQQHQQQQQQQQQQQQLQLQHQQQPLLSPLLTPQIAPRLSVAESLKSPTLTYTSPLLHSTSLHCSNDLDSNHLDLNSTSISQRLSLSHSLGTSNPVINVGNLLHSSSENYKKWLSTH; translated from the coding sequence ATGTCTGCATTTGAAGATTATTGTATTGTCTGCGAAAAGGTCTCGCAAGAGGGTTCTGCCTACTGTTCCCAAGCTTGCAAACTCCTGGATTTGGATCATTCAATGTCCCCAACAGCTTCTCTCTCCTCATGCTCAATTCACAATCTCCCCTGTGTGAAGGACTCCTTTTCCCTAACTCACTCTCATAGTCACTCCCAGCACCAACTGCAACTACAGCAGCACCAGCAacaccagcaacaacagcaacaacagcaacaacaacaacaactacaactacAGCATCAGCAGCAGCCCCTCTTGTCCCCATTGTTGACGCCCCAAATAGCCCCAAGACTCTCTGTGGCTGAATCACTCAAATCGCCTACTTTGACGTACACTTCCCCACTCTTGCATTCAACTTCATTACATTGCTCAAATGATTTGGACTCAAATCACTTGGATTtaaattcaacttcaatttctcaacgtctctctctctctcaTTCTCTGGGTACATCTAACCCTGTCATTAATGTGGGGAACCTCCTACATAGCTCCTCGGAAAACTACAAGAAGTGGCTTTCCACCCactaa
- a CDS encoding uncharacterized protein (PKUD0C06530; similar to Saccharomyces cerevisiae YNL155W; ancestral locus Anc_2.106), producing MSCSTGFATKKPVAIELHTLLHEKQRYIHKRIREKYKKMTTVEGMLDIGKHCTICRQLDFLPFECRICSKCFCGKHRDEYNQHKCVVDAQRKKVLEREKMKVDVSQLPKASELFPDLEKIRAEAQTKYEKDKKKTIGERLSKDGGNEKLTSIEVAMLRLKKLLGNTRVVAESRPGIFGFKKTSSKASQVVEMNKLKRSAIGDGRVPIGDRVYVWVHFNDDEDCKFNGRNSQYFSKKWPVGKMLDSSAQLANIKNLNNQTVDESLKLAMFKRVKKTGNVTADEEFVYIPLNGRVEMR from the coding sequence ATGAGTTGCTCAACTGGATTTGCCACAAAGAAACCTGTGGCAATAGAATTGCATACTCTCCTACACGAGAAGCAACGATACATACACAAAAGGATTAGAGAAAAGTACAAGAAGATGACTACCGTTGAGGGAATGTTGGATATTGGCAAGCATTGTACGATATGTCGCCAACTAGACTTTTTGCCATTTGAATGTCGAATATGttcaaaatgtttttgtGGGAAACACAGAGATGAGTACAACCAGCACAAATGTGTTGTTGATGCGCAGAGGAAGAAGGTGTTAGAGAGGGAGAAGATGAAGGTTGATGTGAGCCAGCTGCCAAAGGCGTCAGAGTTGTTCCCCGACTTGGAGAAGATACGTGCTGAGGCCCAAACCAAGTACGAaaaggacaagaagaagaccaTTGGGGAGAGGCTAAGCAAGGACGGGGGCAATGAGAAGCTGACTAGTATTGAGGTTGCGATGTTGAGGCTCAAGAAGTTGCTTGGGAACACTCGAGTTGTAGCTGAGAGTAGGCCAGGTATTTTCGGATTTAAAAAGACCAGCAGCAAGGCGAGCCAGGTTGTTGAGATGAACAAGCTGAAGAGAAGTGCCATTGGAGATGGCAGAGTTCCCATTGGCGATCGAGTATATGTGTGGGTCCATtttaatgatgatgaagattgCAAATTCAATGGCAGAAATTCCCAGTATTTCAGCAAGAAATGGCCTGTTGGGAAGATGCTGGACAGCAGTGCCCAACTGGCCAACATCAAGAATTTGAACAACCAAACTGTTGACGAGTCGCTCAAACTGGCCATGTTCAAAAGAGTCAAGAAGACGGGCAATGTGACCGCCGACGAGGAGTTTGTATATATCCCATTAAACGGGCGTGTTGAAATGAGATAA